From the Euphorbia lathyris chromosome 6, ddEupLath1.1, whole genome shotgun sequence genome, one window contains:
- the LOC136234156 gene encoding uncharacterized protein isoform X3, producing the protein MARLIPDILMFEHSYRCYPAHLENGDKIIMPPSALDHLASLHIEYPMLFELRNSSASRVTHCGVLEFIAEEGLIFLPYWMMENMLLQEGDIVQLKNVSLEKGSYVKLQPHTSDFLDITNPKAILETSLRNYSCLTTGDTIMVAYNNKKYYIDIVETKPSSAISIIETDCEVDFAPPLDYKEPEKPQPNLRSKKRALEVEEVAQKIPKFNPFTGVARRLDGKLSTELPTSGTDPGLKQKQQEAGENVCSSKPSTSASRSHSGKLVFGSNANQSQSQKGTPKVVPVKSSEEETQKVEEAKFEAFTGKSYSLKG; encoded by the exons ATG GCTCGCCTGATTCCGGACATATTGATGTTTGAACACAGTTATCGTTGTTACCCG GCACATCTGGAAAATGGTGATAAAA TTATAATGCCTCCCTCTGCTCTTGATCATCTTG CTTCTTTGCACATTGAATATCCTATGCTCTTTGAACTCCGAAATTCTTCAGCTAGCAGAGTTACCCACTGTGGGGTCCTCGAATTCATTGCAGAAGAGGGTCTAATATTCTTGCCTTATTGG ATGATGGAAAACATGCTTCTTCAAGAGGGAGACATTGTGCAATTGAAAAATGTCAGCCTGGAAAAGGGATCTTATGTGAAGCTACAACCCCATACTTCAGATTTCTTAGATATCACCAATCCCAAAGCAAT CTTAGAGACTTCACTGAGAAACTATTCTTGTTTAACCACTGGAGATACGATAATGGTTGCCTATAACAATAAGAAGTATTACATTGATATAGTTGAAACGAAACCATCCTCGGCAATCAGTATTATTGAAACAGACTGTGAGGTGGATTTTGCTCCACCTCTTGACTACAAAGAACCAGAAAAACCACAGCCAAATCTCAGGTCAAAGAAGAGAGCGCTTGAAG TAGAGGAGGTAGCTCAAAAGATACCCAAATTCAATCCATTTACGGGTGTAGCAAGACGGTTGGATGGGAAACTATCAACTGAGCTACCTACATCAGGTACCGATCCAGGGCTGAAACAGAAACAACAGGAGGCTGGGGAAAATGTTTGTAGTTCCAAGCCATCTACATCTGCATCTCGTTCACACTCTGGAAAGCTGGTCTTTGGTTCAAATGCAAACCAGTCGCAGTCGCAAAAGGGAACCCCCAAG GTTGTCCCAGTGAAGAGCAGTGAGGAGGAAACTCAGAAGGTGGAAGAAGCAAAATTTGAAGCATTCACAGGAAAAAGTTATTCATTGAAAGGCTGA
- the LOC136234156 gene encoding uncharacterized protein isoform X2 — protein MARLIPDILMFEHSYRCYPVSFIDKAHLENGDKIIMPPSALDHLASLHIEYPMLFELRNSSASRVTHCGVLEFIAEEGLIFLPYWMMENMLLQEGDIVQLKNVSLEKGSYVKLQPHTSDFLDITNPKAILETSLRNYSCLTTGDTIMVAYNNKKYYIDIVETKPSSAISIIETDCEVDFAPPLDYKEPEKPQPNLRSKKRALEEEVAQKIPKFNPFTGVARRLDGKLSTELPTSGTDPGLKQKQQEAGENVCSSKPSTSASRSHSGKLVFGSNANQSQSQKGTPKVVPVKSSEEETQKVEEAKFEAFTGKSYSLKG, from the exons ATG GCTCGCCTGATTCCGGACATATTGATGTTTGAACACAGTTATCGTTGTTACCCGGTATCTTTCATCGATAAG GCACATCTGGAAAATGGTGATAAAA TTATAATGCCTCCCTCTGCTCTTGATCATCTTG CTTCTTTGCACATTGAATATCCTATGCTCTTTGAACTCCGAAATTCTTCAGCTAGCAGAGTTACCCACTGTGGGGTCCTCGAATTCATTGCAGAAGAGGGTCTAATATTCTTGCCTTATTGG ATGATGGAAAACATGCTTCTTCAAGAGGGAGACATTGTGCAATTGAAAAATGTCAGCCTGGAAAAGGGATCTTATGTGAAGCTACAACCCCATACTTCAGATTTCTTAGATATCACCAATCCCAAAGCAAT CTTAGAGACTTCACTGAGAAACTATTCTTGTTTAACCACTGGAGATACGATAATGGTTGCCTATAACAATAAGAAGTATTACATTGATATAGTTGAAACGAAACCATCCTCGGCAATCAGTATTATTGAAACAGACTGTGAGGTGGATTTTGCTCCACCTCTTGACTACAAAGAACCAGAAAAACCACAGCCAAATCTCAGGTCAAAGAAGAGAGCGCTTGAAG AGGAGGTAGCTCAAAAGATACCCAAATTCAATCCATTTACGGGTGTAGCAAGACGGTTGGATGGGAAACTATCAACTGAGCTACCTACATCAGGTACCGATCCAGGGCTGAAACAGAAACAACAGGAGGCTGGGGAAAATGTTTGTAGTTCCAAGCCATCTACATCTGCATCTCGTTCACACTCTGGAAAGCTGGTCTTTGGTTCAAATGCAAACCAGTCGCAGTCGCAAAAGGGAACCCCCAAG GTTGTCCCAGTGAAGAGCAGTGAGGAGGAAACTCAGAAGGTGGAAGAAGCAAAATTTGAAGCATTCACAGGAAAAAGTTATTCATTGAAAGGCTGA
- the LOC136234156 gene encoding uncharacterized protein isoform X1 codes for MARLIPDILMFEHSYRCYPVSFIDKAHLENGDKIIMPPSALDHLASLHIEYPMLFELRNSSASRVTHCGVLEFIAEEGLIFLPYWMMENMLLQEGDIVQLKNVSLEKGSYVKLQPHTSDFLDITNPKAILETSLRNYSCLTTGDTIMVAYNNKKYYIDIVETKPSSAISIIETDCEVDFAPPLDYKEPEKPQPNLRSKKRALEVEEVAQKIPKFNPFTGVARRLDGKLSTELPTSGTDPGLKQKQQEAGENVCSSKPSTSASRSHSGKLVFGSNANQSQSQKGTPKVVPVKSSEEETQKVEEAKFEAFTGKSYSLKG; via the exons ATG GCTCGCCTGATTCCGGACATATTGATGTTTGAACACAGTTATCGTTGTTACCCGGTATCTTTCATCGATAAG GCACATCTGGAAAATGGTGATAAAA TTATAATGCCTCCCTCTGCTCTTGATCATCTTG CTTCTTTGCACATTGAATATCCTATGCTCTTTGAACTCCGAAATTCTTCAGCTAGCAGAGTTACCCACTGTGGGGTCCTCGAATTCATTGCAGAAGAGGGTCTAATATTCTTGCCTTATTGG ATGATGGAAAACATGCTTCTTCAAGAGGGAGACATTGTGCAATTGAAAAATGTCAGCCTGGAAAAGGGATCTTATGTGAAGCTACAACCCCATACTTCAGATTTCTTAGATATCACCAATCCCAAAGCAAT CTTAGAGACTTCACTGAGAAACTATTCTTGTTTAACCACTGGAGATACGATAATGGTTGCCTATAACAATAAGAAGTATTACATTGATATAGTTGAAACGAAACCATCCTCGGCAATCAGTATTATTGAAACAGACTGTGAGGTGGATTTTGCTCCACCTCTTGACTACAAAGAACCAGAAAAACCACAGCCAAATCTCAGGTCAAAGAAGAGAGCGCTTGAAG TAGAGGAGGTAGCTCAAAAGATACCCAAATTCAATCCATTTACGGGTGTAGCAAGACGGTTGGATGGGAAACTATCAACTGAGCTACCTACATCAGGTACCGATCCAGGGCTGAAACAGAAACAACAGGAGGCTGGGGAAAATGTTTGTAGTTCCAAGCCATCTACATCTGCATCTCGTTCACACTCTGGAAAGCTGGTCTTTGGTTCAAATGCAAACCAGTCGCAGTCGCAAAAGGGAACCCCCAAG GTTGTCCCAGTGAAGAGCAGTGAGGAGGAAACTCAGAAGGTGGAAGAAGCAAAATTTGAAGCATTCACAGGAAAAAGTTATTCATTGAAAGGCTGA
- the LOC136232959 gene encoding uncharacterized protein C24B11.05-like — translation MEYDGDRQTKGDYECLLFDLDDTLYPLNSGLSSQVAKNIEEYMILKLGIEESKVPEMCTSLYKYYGTTLAGLRAVGYKVDYDEFHSIVHGRLPYDILKPDPVLRNLLLSVPLRKVVFTNADKNHAARALSRLGLEDCFETILCFETLNDTNKGTDPIDESNVEIFDINEHSAAPDAGIELPKSPVVCKPFEEAFTQVFNIASIIPNRTVFFDDSIRNLQTAKRMGLTTVWIGSSHRSEGVDYALESIHNIKEALPELWEGKETSEAVRYSENVGIETTVEA, via the exons ATGGAGTATGATGGTGATAGACAGACAAAGGGCGACTATGAATGTCTCCTTTTTG ATTTAGATGATACGCTTTATCCTTTGAATTCTGGTTTGTCATCACAAGTAGCCAAGAATATTGAAG AATACATGATTCTAAAGCTTGGTATTGAGGAAAGTAAAGTCCCAGAAATGTGTACTTCCTTGTATAAGTATTATGGGACAACATTGGCCGGTCTCAGG GCTGTGGGGTATAAGGTTGATTATGATGAATTCCATAG TATTGTTCATGGAAGACTGCCCTATGATATTCTAAAACCTGACCCTGTTCTAAGAAATCTTTTGCTCAGCGTGCCACTTCGGAAAGTT GTCTTCACAAATGCAGATAAGAATCATGCTGCTAGGGCCCTTAGTAGACTTGGGTTGGAGGATTGCTTTGAAACTATCTTATGCTTCGAGACCTTGAACGATACTAACAAGGGCACTGATCCTATTGATGAAAGTAATGTTGAAATTTTTGACATCAATGAACATTCTGCGGCTCCTGATGCTGGAATCGAGCTTCCAAAGTCACCAGTTGTCTGCAAACCATTTGAAGAAGCATTTACACAGGTCTTTAATATTGCCAGCATCATTCCTAATAGAACG GTGTTCTTTGATGATAGTATCCGTAATTTACAGACTGCGAAACGAATGGGTCTGACCACTGTATGG ATAGGGTCTTCtcatagaagtgaaggtgtagACTATGCATTAGAGAGCATCCACAATATAAAGGAAGCACTGCCTGAGCTCTGGGAAGGCAAGGAAACGTCTGAAGCTGTGAGGTATTCGGAGAATGTTGGGATTGAGACAACCGTGGAAGCATAG